In Rhizophagus irregularis chromosome 1, complete sequence, one genomic interval encodes:
- a CDS encoding uncharacterized protein (SECRETED:cutsite_TLA-LD; SECRETED:prob_0.9209); SECRETED:SignalP(1-21), translated as MKFKLFYLFFILAIFATVTLALDDHLVKRKGNDEKDVEAKFLPAILINLARRFGASLVAKCRANSCRGRCPDLLCKAPKLSCCNLACKIGIGARIPRVGGRC; from the coding sequence atgaaattcaaGCTTTTCTACCTTTTCTTCATCTTGGCTATTTTTGCTACTGTTACTTTAGCACTTGACGATCATTTAGTAAAACGTAAAGGGAATGATGAGAAAGATGTTGAAGCCAAATTTTTGCCTGCTATTCTTATCAATCTTGCTAGGAGATTTGGCGCCTCTCTTGTTGCAAAGTGTCGTGCTAATTCTTGTCGTGGTAGATGTCCTGATCTACTTTGCAAAGCTCCTAAGCTGTCTTGTTGTAACCTGGCATGCAAAATCGGAATTGGTGCTCGCATTCCTCGTGTCGGCGGTCGGTGTTAA